A region of Anaerolineales bacterium DNA encodes the following proteins:
- a CDS encoding peptide ABC transporter ATP-binding protein, which yields MDQIVTKSLSPAPDSEVLLEVKNLKTYFYMQSGDVVKAVDGVDFSLRKGSVLGIIGESGSGKSVTSRSILRIVDEPGKIVDGEIFFRGRNLLKMSEKEMRQIRGAQISLIFQDPTTSFNPYTKIGEQLSEAYRVHRRDNKAIVKTHVIDALKMVGISNYEDVLDRYPCEFSAGFRQRIFIAMSMIFNPALLIADEPTTNLGITIQAEIIEALIEVKERVGNSVIIITHDFGVVSQFSDDIMVMYAGHCVEYSPKRDLLLTPKHPYTVGLIQSVPLLEARKTRRLKSIPGFPPDMVHVPQGCPFAPRCLYKQEKCSQELPLLQDLGASRKVACHYPLYNYHTSDDLKIGQGEPDEHADSGNTKS from the coding sequence ATGGATCAAATCGTAACCAAGAGTTTAAGTCCAGCACCTGATTCAGAAGTATTACTCGAGGTAAAAAACCTTAAGACGTATTTCTATATGCAATCTGGGGATGTGGTCAAGGCTGTTGATGGTGTAGATTTTTCCCTGCGTAAAGGGAGTGTATTGGGCATCATCGGCGAGAGCGGATCTGGAAAAAGTGTCACCTCCCGGTCTATTTTGCGCATTGTTGATGAACCGGGCAAGATTGTGGATGGTGAGATCTTTTTCAGGGGCAGGAACCTGCTGAAGATGTCTGAAAAGGAAATGAGACAGATCCGCGGGGCACAGATCTCGCTGATCTTCCAGGATCCGACCACCTCGTTTAACCCGTATACCAAAATCGGCGAACAATTATCTGAGGCATACCGCGTTCACCGGCGCGATAACAAAGCAATTGTCAAAACACACGTCATCGATGCGCTGAAAATGGTGGGAATTTCCAATTACGAGGATGTTCTCGACCGGTATCCTTGTGAATTTTCTGCTGGCTTCAGACAGCGGATCTTCATTGCCATGTCCATGATCTTCAACCCGGCACTGCTAATCGCCGACGAACCAACCACGAACCTGGGCATCACCATCCAAGCTGAGATCATCGAAGCACTCATTGAAGTCAAAGAACGGGTGGGCAATTCGGTGATCATTATCACGCATGATTTTGGGGTGGTTTCGCAGTTCTCAGACGATATCATGGTGATGTATGCAGGACATTGCGTGGAATATTCGCCCAAGAGAGACCTGCTGTTAACTCCTAAACACCCTTATACGGTTGGCTTGATCCAATCTGTCCCCCTGCTGGAAGCTCGCAAGACGAGGCGATTAAAATCCATCCCGGGTTTCCCACCAGACATGGTACATGTACCCCAAGGATGTCCTTTTGCACCCCGCTGCCTGTACAAGCAAGAGAAATGCTCCCAGGAACTCCCCCTCCTTCAGGACCTTGGAGCAAGCCGAAAGGTGGCATGCCATTACCCACTATACAATTATCATACCAGTGATGATCTAAAAATAGGACAAGGTGAACCTGATGAGCACGCCGATTCTGGAAATACAAAAAGTTAA
- a CDS encoding dipeptide/oligopeptide/nickel ABC transporter ATP-binding protein: MSTPILEIQKVNKHYPIREGFFNKQVGLKQVVNSVSFTIEDGETVALVGESGCGKSVLLRTIIGLERPTDGKVLFRNKEIHKMDKRETNGFRKKVQLIFQNAFTALHPRFTIEQSMEEVLILTGMKDPKKRKQAINDTLLKVGLDPIYRFRYPEQLSGGQCQRVIIARALVEQPDLILADEPISSLDVSLQAQVLNLLMDLQEEYKMSMLFVAHDLAVVRQMSSKIMIMYAGTILESGPSWEIYNNPQHPYTKILLKSAPSISKGINEEGFNLDIKVGDTPSPDSLPVGCLFNTRCMYSEERCFLERPADAKVAPGHFASCHLVQQMQET; encoded by the coding sequence ATGAGCACGCCGATTCTGGAAATACAAAAAGTTAATAAGCATTATCCCATCCGCGAAGGATTTTTCAACAAACAGGTGGGATTAAAGCAAGTTGTGAATTCCGTCAGTTTCACCATCGAAGATGGTGAGACTGTGGCGCTGGTGGGCGAGTCTGGTTGTGGAAAATCGGTTTTACTGCGTACGATCATCGGGCTTGAACGACCCACGGATGGAAAGGTGTTATTCAGGAATAAAGAAATCCATAAAATGGATAAGCGGGAAACCAACGGATTCAGAAAAAAAGTGCAGTTGATCTTCCAAAATGCCTTCACCGCACTCCATCCTCGCTTTACGATCGAACAATCCATGGAAGAGGTGCTCATCCTTACCGGGATGAAAGACCCGAAGAAAAGAAAGCAAGCGATCAATGACACCTTGTTAAAAGTCGGCTTGGACCCGATATATCGTTTTCGATATCCTGAACAATTATCTGGGGGGCAGTGCCAGCGGGTGATCATTGCCCGGGCGCTTGTGGAACAACCAGATCTCATCCTGGCGGATGAGCCCATTTCATCTCTGGATGTATCCCTGCAGGCGCAGGTGCTGAATTTATTGATGGACCTACAAGAGGAATATAAAATGTCCATGCTGTTCGTCGCGCATGACCTGGCGGTTGTCCGGCAGATGTCCAGCAAGATCATGATCATGTATGCAGGCACGATATTGGAAAGCGGACCCAGTTGGGAGATCTATAATAATCCTCAGCATCCTTATACCAAAATCTTATTGAAATCTGCTCCCAGCATTTCCAAGGGGATCAATGAAGAGGGGTTTAACCTGGATATCAAGGTGGGTGATACACCCAGTCCCGATTCATTACCTGTGGGATGCTTGTTCAATACTCGCTGCATGTACAGCGAAGAGCGTTGCTTTCTCGAAAGGCCGGCAGATGCCAAGGTAGCGCCTGGTCATTTCGCGAGTTGTCATCTGGTACAGCAGATGCAAGAAACGTAA